From the Chloroflexota bacterium genome, the window CGGCGCGATTGCGGATTCGTTGATGATTGGCGCGGGTCTGGTAACGACGATTCCACTCTTGTTGTTCGCTTCTGCCGCGCGGCGCATTCCGCTTTCGATGATGGGCATTCTGCAGTACATTGCGCCAACGCTACAATTCTTGCTCGGCGTGTTGATGTTTGGCGAACCGTTCACGCAAACCCAGTTCATCGGTTTTGGGATGGTTTGGGTCTCGCTCATCATTTTTGCGGTCGAAGGATTCCTTACCCATCGCACCCAGTCCACCGCGGTTGTCGCGGTCGCGGAGTAGTTGTCGCATGGCAAAAGAGGGCGCATGCGATTTGCATTGATCTCCGACATTCATGGCAATAGTGCGGGACTGGTAGCCGCACTGACTCATTTGACGAAGCTGGGTTTTGACGCACTCTATGTTTTGGGCGACATCCGAGGCGGTGTAGGCACAGACCAGGTTCTGGATTTGCTCGTTCGCTACGACGCGCATCTGATTCGTGGCAATGCTGAAGAGGCGTTGTTTGATGTTGATGCGTTTGCCGACCAAACCACTGACCCAGCCAGGGTTCGCCGAAACGTGGAATGGTGTCACACGAATTTATCCGCCGCTCATTTAGACCTGCTTCGCGATTTGCCGATCCAAGAAACGATTGAAATCGCGCCGCATCGCAAAATCTTTTTGTGTCACGCCGCGCCAAACAATGTGTGGAGTCGGACTTGTGAACCGACGACGCCGTCCGCGAGACTGCGGCAAGTGTACGGACCTTTGGATGCAAAAGTGGTTGTCTACGGACACTATCATGGTCATCACGTCATCGCCTTGGATGGAAAACTGCTGATCAATGTGGCGGGCGTAGGCATCGGGAATGGTTTGAGCGCAATCACACTTTTGGAATACGACGGGCGATGGATTGTGCAGCAACATCAGATTCCATACAATGACTAGCCGCGTTCGAGTAACCTGGTTCGCCCGCATCATTGTCGGCGTGGTGTTCGCGGTCAATGTGTGGTGCGCGCTCTCGTTCATCCTCGACCCAGGATCGTACACCGGCGCGTTCGAACTCGAAGGATTGCCCGGTCGGCTCGTCGTTCAATCGTTCGGCATTCTCTTTCTGATGTGGAACGCGACCTATCCGCCAGTCTTGGTTGATCCGCTCGCGCAGCGCACCTTGTTTCGAGTGATCCTGATCCAACAGATCATCGCCGTCGTTGGCGAAACTTGGCTTGCGCTGTCATTGCCAGCCGGACATCCGATTCCCTGGACTACCGCGTTACGCTTTACCGTGTTTGATGCCATCAGTTTTATCGCGATGGGGTGTGTCTATTTGATTGTCGAAAAAGAAAATTGAAACGCAATACGCAATACGCAATACGTACCACGTTTTAAGTTTCACTCTACAAGGAGCACGATGGCTAAATCATTGATTCTCTCGCAAATGACCTGGGAAGACGCGCGCGACGCGCTTGAAAAAGTTGAACTCGCGATTATTCCGACTGGCTCGTTCGAGCAGCACGGTCCGCACATGACGTTCGAGGTGGACACGGCGCGTGCGGTCGCGTTCGGCAAATTGCTCGCCGAGCGATTGCATCCCCGCGTGATTCTCGCACCGCCGATTTCCTTCGGCGTATCGTTTCATCACATGGCGTTTCCCGGCACGATCACCCTGCGCGCCGAAACGTTCCACGCGCTCATCTACGACATCGTGTGGAGTTTGCGCGAGCACGGCGTCAAGCAATTTTTTTTTGTGAATGGTCACGGCGGCAACCGACCCTCGCTCGAAGTGATGGGAGTGAAACTGCGCCACGAACTGGGCGTGCATATCGCCTGGTCGAGCTTTACCGCGCTCGCGGCGGATGTGAAACGTGGGCGCGTCAAATCGGAAATCACCGGGCACGCGTGCGAAGGTGAGACATCGCAAGCGATGTATCTCGCACCGCACGTCGTCAAGCGCGACCGCATCACGCGCGGCGCGGTCAAAGGTTATCCGTACAAATTTCTTGGCAAAGGGAATAACGGCGGCATCATCGTGCCGTACACCTTCGACGAAATCACCGCGAACGGCGCGCTCGGCGACGCGACTCTGGCGACCGAAGAATTCGGCAAAGAGGTCATTGACGCCGCGTTGAGCAAAGCCACCGAATTCCTGATTGATTTCATGGACAAGAACAGAACAGATTGATATTGCGTAGGACGGGACAAAAATCTTGTCCTACGTTTTTTTGATTGACAATCGCGCGAAAATGGCTATAATTTCTAACTGAAAACGATTTTCATTTAGGTAACGATGACCACGACACCCTTCGCCGCGGGACTGCGGCAAAACCATCGCAAACTCACGCGCTCGCGCCAAGCCGTGCTCGACATTATCACGCAAGCAAGTCATCACCTCACGCCCGCCGACATTTATCGCCAAGCCAAAACGCGCTATCCCAATCTCGGATTGACGACGGTGTATCGCACGCTCGACTTGCTCGTCGAGCTGGGTTACATTCAGCGGATTCATCTCGAAGAGGGATGCCACAGTTACGCGCCCACCGCGCGCCCGCATGGACATCACCTCGTTTGTTCGGTGTGTGGTCGCGCGGAGGAATTTGCGGATTGCGATTTGGACGCGCTCGTGCGTTCGCTGCAAGCGCGCACCGGGTACGAAATTCAAGTGCATGTGTTGGAGTTGATGGGGCGCTGTCCGAGTTGCCAAAACAAAACGCGCGCCTTGCGCGCGCGGCGAAAATAAAAACGCGCGCGAGTTGTGACCTCGCGCGCGCACGTGCTAGAGACCAAGCCATCTGTTCAATCGCTTGTGCCTCTGCGGATGTGATTATATCACAGAGCGGGGCGCGAGCAAATCACACTTGAGGAGGCGACTGCTCATGTTCCGCTCGTTTCATTTGTTCGCGCTCGTCGTGATGCTCGCGCTTGTGGGATGCGCGACGCCTGCGACGCCGACGAGTGCGCCAGTGACGGTGGTTCCCGTCGTTGCGCCGACACCTACCAGTGCGAAATCGAATCTCAACGTCTTGGCGACCGAAACCTTTATTGCCGACATCGCACAGAACGTCGCGGGAGAGCGCGTCAAGGTGAGCGCGCTCTTGCCGATTGGCGTTGATCCGCACGCGTTCGAACCGACGCCGAACGATGTTAAACGCGTCGCCGATAGCAACATTCTCATCGCCAACGGCGCGGGGTTTGAGGATTTTCTCGACAAGTTACTCAAAAACGCCGGCGGCTCGCGCACCTTGATCGAAGCGGCGACTGGGTTGACGAGTCGCAAGCCGAAAGAGAGCGAATCGCCGGCGATGTCGGATGCGGACATCGCGGACGCGATTTGCGCGAACGTGGGCAACGAGAAACCGCAAGCCGCATTGTCCGGCAAAGCTGCGAACAATGCTACCGCTTTGCCGGCGCAAGAAGGTGCGTTCGATGTTGCGCTGACCAAGCAAGCGGATGGCACATTCGCCGGCTATGTTAAATTCAAAGCGCACGACGAAGGCGACAATCACATTGCGATTGCCGCCGGCAAAATCGCGATCAGCGCGGCGAAGGACAACCAGAAACTCGCCATCGAGAAATCGGTCGCGCTCAAGTGTGGCGGACTTGTGCAGGGCAACATCGTCGAACTCGAACATGACACCGAGTACGTCCTCGCGTTGACCGGTTTCAAAACCGACAAGGCGCGCCTTGCGATTGGTTCGCTCGGTGGGCATCAACACGCGGGCGACCCGCATTTTTGGTTCGACCCGAATTACGTCGTGCAGTACGTCGAAAACATTCGCGATGGGTTGAGCAAAGCGGACCCCGCGGGCGCGCCAACGTATGCGACGAACGCAACCGCGTACATCGCGAAACTAAAGCAACTCGATCAATCCATTGCCGAGCAAGTCAAGGTGTTGCCGGTGGAGCGCCGTTTGTTGGTGACGGATCACGATACGTTTGGCTACTTTGCCGACCGCTACGGATTTCGCGTCGTCGGCATGATCGTGCCGAGTGTCAGCACCGGCGCGTCGCCGTCCGCGCAACAGGTCGCGCGGCTCGTTCAGCAAATCAAAGCCGCGCGAGCCAAAGCGATCTTTCTCGAAGCGAGCACGAGTCCGCAACTCGCGCAACAAATCGCGAAAGAGACCGGCGCTAAGGTCGTAGCCGGGCTGCACACGCATTCGATCACCGATGCGAACGGCACCGCGCCGAACTATCTCGCGATGATGCAGTTCAATGTCAAGTTGATCGTGGACTCGCTCAAATAAATTTTTTTGCCCACGACGGGCACGAAGATCACGAAAAATAATATAAAAAATTCGTGTCCTTTGTGCTCTTCGTGGGAGAAACGATTTTAATGACCGAATTGCCTGTGTCTCCCGCGCATCTCGAAATCGAAAACATCACGGTCGCGTACAACGGCACACCGGTTTTGCGCGACGTGTCGTTCCGCGTTCCGCATGGCACGCGCGTCGCGGTTGTCGGACCGAACGGCGCGGGCAAATCCACGCTGTTCAAGGCGCTCGTTGGATTGTTGCCGTTGCGCGCGGGGCGCGTGATGATTCACGGTTTGTCGCTCGGTCATCATCTCGATTGTGTCGCGTACGTGCCGCAACGCGAAGAGGTGGACTGGCGCTTTCCAGTGACGGTCGCCGATGTCGCGATGATGGGACGATTTGGTCAATTGGGATGGTTGCGTCGCCCAGGCAAACGCGACCATGCCGCCGTCGCGCGCGCGCTGGAGCAGATGAACATTCCGCATCTCGCAACCCAGCCCATCGGCGATTTGTCCGGCGGACAGCAGCAACGCGTGTTCCTCGCGCGCGCGCTCGCGCAAGAGCCGCACATCTTGCTGATGGACGAACCGTTCACCGGCGTGGACGCCGCGACCCAGGAAGCCACGCTCGCTCTGCTCGATCAGCTGCGCGAGCAAAGCGTCACCGTGATGGTTTCGACCCACGACCTCAATCTCGCCGCGTCGCGTTTCGATCAAGTGCTCTTGTTGAATCGGCAGCGGATCGCGTTTGGCGCGCCGCGCGAAATCTTGACGGCGGCGAATCTCACCCAGGCATTTGGTACGCGCGTGATGCAACTCGAAGGCATCGCGGTTGTAGACGATTGTTGCCCGCACGATGAATTGTTGGGAATCTAGGAAATCGGCTGAGGTAGGTATGCTTGACTTGGGGATGATCGTGCTCATCGGTTTGATTGGCGGCGTGGCAGTCGGTATGCAAGCGCCGATTGCTGGCGCGATGGGACAACGGATCGGTGGAACTGCCGGCAGTTTCTTTGTGCATCTGAGCGGAATGATTCTTTCGGGCGCGCTGTTGATTCTACGCGGTGGCGAGAAAATTCGCGATTGGCAAACTTTGCCCTGGTATATGCTGGGCGCGGGAATCTTTGGCGTGATTCTGTATCAAACGATCAATATCACTCTGCCGCGTCTGGGTAGTACAATGACGGTGGCGCTGATCATTGTCGGGCAACTCTTGGTTGGCATTGTGATTGATCACTTCGGCTGGTTGGATGTTCCGGCTCACCCAGTTGATGCGGCGCGCATCCTGGGTGTCGTCGCTTTGTTGACCGGCAGTTACTTGATTGCAAAATGATCGAGCTGTTTGACTGGTTCATCACCCCGCTCACGTACACGTTTATGCAGCGTGGAATGCTAGCATCCGTCATCGTCGGCGTGTTGTGCGCGGTCGTCGGATGTTACGTCGTTCTGCGCTCGATGGCATTCCTGGGCGACGCGATGGCGCACGCGATATTGCCGGGCATTGCGATTGCCTACTTGCTCAAAGGCGAGTTGATCGTCGGCGCGCTCGTCGCCGCGATCATCGTTGCGCTCGCGATCGGTTTGCTCTCGCGGCAAGGCGCGGTGAAAGAAGATACCGCGATTGGCATTCTATTTGCCGGCGCGCTCGCGCTCGGCGTCGCGCTCATCAGTACGATCAAAACGTACGCGGTGGACTTGTCGCACATTTTGTTCGGCAACGTGCTTGGCGTGAGCGATACCGATTTGTTGCTGACGGCAGCGCTCGCCGTGATCGTGCTCGCGACGATTGCGCTGTTGTTCAAAGAATTTCTCGTCATCTCCTTCGACCCCGTTCTCGCTGCGACGATTCGCTTACCGGCGGAATTGTTGCGAAATGTTTTGCTCATCCTCCTTGCATTGACGATTGTCGTTTCGATGCAGACCGTCGGCGTCGGGTTGGTCGCGGCGATGCTCGTCACCCCGGCGGCGACGGCATACTTGCTCACGCGTCGCCTCGCGCCGATGATGTTCATCGCGGCGGCGATAGGCGCGTTCTCCAGCATCGCCGGACTCTACGCGAGTTTCTACATCAACGTCGCGTCCGGCGCGGCGGTTGTGTTGATCGCGACCATGATCTTCCTCGTTGCGTTCTTGTTCGCGCCGAGTCGCGGCGTGGTGTGGCGGTACATTCGGCACGCGTTGTAGAGCGCTTGGCGTTTCCGGAATCGCCGAGACCGCGCGTGTTCGCGCAAGCAAAGCGCTGGACCAAGGCGCGAACAGTTTCGGGTATGGCGGATTCGATTGGCGCTGATTTGCTCGCGTGACTGTTCTGCACTAGAATAGTCAACGATGTCTCGCTCCCATCCGATTCTTTCCACCTCGTTTGCGTGCTTCACGTTTGTATTTGCGATTCTCGCGCTGATCTTGCTCAACGGGTATTTGCAAAACCTGGTCGCGGATTATCGGTCGAATACGTGGCTCGTCTTGTTCGGCGTCGTATTCGGGATGACCGCGCTGGTCTGGTTCGCGCGCGGACGCGTGACGCTTGAGCGCGACGCGTTCGAGTTCGCCGGTTTTGTCCTCGTCATCGTGGGTGTGTGGCTGTACTTTGTCGCGCCGGCATTGCCCACGCTGCTCCCTCCGACGCATTCATCCGACGCCGTGCGGCATTATCTCCAAGTGATGTTCTCGTACCCCGAAGGCAAACTCGTCAGTTGGTATCCGGCGGGCGGCGCGTTCGTCGCCGCGACGTTCGCGCATTGGTTCTTTGCCGATCCGTTGCGCGTGTTGCATCCGACTGCCGCGCTGTTTGTCGCGTCAAGTGCGGGCGCGGTGTATGGGATCGCGTGCGCGTGGTTACCCAAGACGAAAACAGGCAAGATCGTCGCGCTGCTCGCGCCAACATTGTTGTTCGTGCCCTGGTCGTATTTTGCCGGGATCATTTTGAGCGAACAATATTTTTTCGCGCAAGCGTTCGCGCACTATTTCATCATCGCGGCGTTGTGGTACACCGCGAGCTATGCCGAGCGACCGTCTTGGCTCTGGGTCGCGCTCATCGGCGTTGCATTGCTGGGTGTCGTCGTGACGTATCCGATCCTCGCGCCGCTGCCGCTCGCGTTGTTCGCGCTCGTGACGCTCGCGCGATTTCGGTCGCGGCGCGCGTTCATCGCGCTCGCGATTTTTCTCGCGTTGATGCTACTTGCCGGCGTCGCGCTCGAACGCGGCGGTATCCTCCAATTCAAAACAGCAAGTGTTTCGACGACCGGCGATGTGGGGGAGGGTGGTGTGGCGAATCCCTCGCTCGATACGCTCGGCGGACCGATTTTTTTATTGCTCGTGCTGGTCGGCATTTCGTTCGCGTGGCGCGGCAACGTGATTGGTAAAACGCTCGTCGCGTTTTTGCTCGCGTGGTTGTTGCAACTCGGGGCGTTTGCGGCGATTCAACCGTTCTTTCCGATTTCAGCGTATCGCATTGACAAATCATTTTACATTCTCGCGTTTCCACTCGCGCTGTTCGCCACGTTGCCGCTCGCGCGCCTGCTCGAACGCATCGCGCCGCGCGTCGAGCGATTCCCACGCGCGGCAATGCTCGCCATGACGTTCGTCGTCGGCGCGCTCGTGTTGACGATTCGCCCGCCGCAAGCGTACACGTTGTTCACCGAATCGGAGATTCAGGTCGCGCGATGGGCAAAAGACAATCTCGACACCTACCAAATCCATTATCGCGATCCCGATCCGACGCGCGCGTACTGGTTGGCGTTTGGATTGTGGGGCGAAACTCTGCCGAACGAATGGTTTCAGTGGATTCCGGCAGGAGTGAAACTGGGTCCAGCAACGTTCGAGGAATGGCGGAATGACCCAGGATGGTCGCCGATGATGTTTGTGCGCGATGCGGCGGCGGTGCGCGACGCGTCGCTGCGTGTCGTGTATCAAAATGGCGCGAGCGCGATCCTGGAAAAAGAAACGCCGCGCGCGACGAAACCGCAACCCAGCATTCGCGACGAGTGGACGTTTCGTTCGACGTTTAAACTGCTAGGTTACGACTTGCCACGCACGACATTCTCACCGGGCGAGACAATCACACTGACCACGTACGTCGAGTCCATCTATCCGCCGCGCGATACGTTGCGTTGGCGCATCGAGTTGGTGAATCGCGATGGCGTAGCAGTCAACCAGGTTGAAGCCGACCCGTTCGATAACAAGTATCCACTGCAACGCTGGTCGCCGGGCTTGGTCGCGCGCGATGCGTGGCTTCTAGCGGTGCCGGCGAATGCAACGCCGGGCGTGTACGAAATGCGTCTCGGTTTGTTTCGGCGCACCGATGGTGATTTGACGAGTGTGTTTCGTTTATCGCCGACCGGCGAGGTGACGTTGCACCTGGCGCACGCGCCGCTCGCGCGCATCAAAGTGCCGATCCCTGCGCCGAGTGGAGCGGAACTCGACGCGGCGACGCCGATGAATGTGCGCGTGGGCGACGCGTTCGAGTTATCGCGCTATACGGTCAACGTAGATCGCACGACGCGCGCGGTCAATGTTGTGTTATACTGGCAGGACATTGCGCGGACGGAAAAAAATTATACGGTGTTCGTCCATTTGCTTGATGCGTCTGGCAACATTATCGCGCAGAATGACGCGCAACCCGCGCAAGGTATTTATCCCACATCCATCTGGGATCCACGCGAGGTTGTCAAGGACGTTCACACGCTCGCGCTTCCGCCAAACGCGCGCGGTTCGTTCTCATTCGTCGTTGGCATGTACGACCCGGCGAGCGTGACGCGTTTATCGGTCGGCAAAGACGACAAGGTGATTTTGGATTTCGGATTTGCGATTACGGAGTAACTACTCAGCCATCGTTCCTTTATCCGCGAATTACGCGAATCTTCGCTAATTTTTTCTTCTTATTCGCGCAATTCGCGTTATTCGCGGATAAATTTGTTTTTTCATCGGCGTAAATGTGGGTTGGCTGAGTAGTTACAGTACGGATTGAAAATCGCAGATCATGCATCATAAATTGAAAATGCGAATTAGAGAAGCGTTGCGTCTCCAAACCAAAGAGGTCGTCGCGTTCGTGGGCGGCGGCGGTAAGACCACGGCGATGTTTCGTCTCGCCGACGAACTTGTCGCGCAGGGCAAGCGCGTCGTCACGACGACGACGACGCGCATCTTTGCCGCGCAGAGGCGTCTCGCGCCGCAGGCGCTCACGTACGACGCCGCGTTCGAATTTGGCGCGCGCGTACTCGACGCGCTGGACGCCAAATCGTCCGTGTTGGTGATCGGCGCGGAAACTGAGGACGGCAAGGCGCTCGGCGTGCCGCCCGCGTTCGTGGACGAACTCATCGCGCTCGACTCGGTGGACGCGGTGCTCGTCGAAGCGGACGGCGCGCGGACGCGTTCGTTCAAAGCGCCCGCCGACCACGAACCGGTCATCCCAGGTTCGACGACGCTCCTGGTTCCGGTGATGGGCGTGCGCGTGCTTGGCGCGCCGCTCGACGACAAGCACGTGCATCGCGCGGAACTCGTCGCGCGGCTGGCTGGCGCGCATCTCGGCGAAACGATCACGCCGAACATTGCTGCGCGCGTGCTTGCGCACGCGGAAGGCGGATTGAAAAATAAACCGCGTGACGCGCGCGCGATCATCTTTGTCAACCAAGTTGAGAGTGCCGCGGAACTCGACGCGGCGCGCGCGTTGGCGGGCTTGTTGCTGGGTTATGGCGCGATCAACGCCGTCGCGCTCGGCGCGGCGCAAATGCCGGAGCCGATTCGCGAAACGCATCGCCGCGTCGCGGTCGTCGTGCTTGCCGCGGGTGGGAGCACGCGCATGGAAGGACGCGTCAAGCAACTCCTCCCCTTGCGCGGCAAACCGTTGATTCGCAACGCGGTGGATCTCGCGGCGAAATCGCCGGCGCAACAAATCATCGTCGTCCTCGGCGCGCACGCCGAAGAAATTCGTCTGGCGATTCACGACGCGCCCGCGCAAGTAATCGTCAATTCCAACTGGGCAAGCGGGCACGCATCGAGCATTCGCGCCGGCTTGCTCGCGGTGTCCCCGTATGTGGACGCGGTGTTATTTGTCAACGCGGATCAACCGTTGCTGACGCCGCGCGTGTTGGAGCAGATCATCCAGCGACGCCACGAAACGGACGCCCACATCGTCGTGCCGTTTTACGCGGGCAAGCGCGGCAGTCCGGTCTTGTTCGACCGGACACACATGGACGCGTTGTTGCAATTGACCGGCGAGCAGGGTGGACGCGAAGTGCTGAATTTATATCGCGATGAAATCGCGCGCGTGGATTTCGACGACGCGCGACTTGGCTTTGACGTGGACACGCCGGCAGATTTCGCGCAACTCGAAACGGAATCGAAATAAGTTTGACAGCACTTTGTTGGCGTGGTATATTCATTCCGCACGACCTCTGCAATTGAGAGGCAACCCCGGCATACGCGCGGTTTTCATCCCCAGCCAATCCGCGCTGGTTTTTTTATTGTGACCAAGACAATCACGCTCGAACAAATCGAACGCCGACGCGATCTGCTTTATCGGCGCACCCCCACGCGGCGCGTTCGCACGATGGAACACGCGGCGCAATTCATTGATGCCGTCGGCTTTGCGTGGCTGTTCGCTTCGACGCAGACGATTGAATTGCCGTCGCTCTTTGAAGCGGTGAAGGGTCGCCGCGACGCGCACATCGAAGACTGGGACGCGGATTCGGAGCGCGTGTGGGTGTGGAAAAATGATTTGCCGGCGACGCGCCGCGCGTTTTACGGTAAGGTGTTGGGAAACGGCAAGCCGGCGTTCGTGTCGCTCGCCATGTTGCCGGCGCTCATGGCGGTGAACGCGCCGGACGATTTGACGCGCGCGTATGCGCGTGGCGATTTCAGTCGCGATGCCAAACGCGTCGCCGATGCGCTCACCGCGCTCGGTCCGACGCCGACGATGGCGTTGGCGGAAGCGTCGGGTGTGCGGCGCGCCGATTTTCACCGCGCGTTGGACGAACTGCAAAAACGCTTGGTCGTTTCGCCGGTCGGCGCGCTGAACGAACGCGGCGCGTGGACCTCGCAGATTTTCGAAATCACCGCGCGCTGGTTCGCGCGTCAAGCCGCGCACGCGCAGAAACTCGACGTGGAGCAAGCGCGGCGAATGATCGCGCGGCGATACATCGCCACCGTGTACGCGACGTCCGCGCCGATGCTGGGTCGCGTGTTCGGTTGGTCGCGCGAGGCGGCGCGCGAAACGCTGGGCGAATTGTGCGCGCGTGGAATTGCCCTGCAGAACGCGGAATGGATTATTTCTAAAATCAGGTAGGAAATGGATTATGCCGATCATGTTGCCCGACTCAGTTCGTGTCTTGATGCCGACCGGTTTCGTCGAGGAAATGAAAATCGAAACATACCTTGCCGGCGCGGTTGCCGCGGAAATTGGCGCGACCGCGCCGCTCGAAGCGTTGAAAGCGCAAGCAGTCGCGTCGCGCACGTATGTCGTTTCGACGCAACGGCACCAGGAGCATGGCGCGGATGTTTGTACGACCTCGCACTGCCAAAAATGGAAACGCATTGATCCCGTGACCGCGCCCGAAGTATTTCGCGCGGTGAGCGAAACCTGGGGCATGGTGCTCACCCATCACGATAAACTGATCAACGCGTTTTTCTTTGAACATTGCGATGGACATACGCGGAATTCGGAAGAGATGTTGATGCCGGCGCTGCCGTACTTGCGCGGGGTAGATTGTGCGTGCGGTTTTCTCGCGATGCGTGGACACGGCGTCGGGATGTGCAAGCGCGGCGCGATTGTGATGGCGCGACGCGGCGCGGCTTTCGACCGCATCCTGCAACACTATTATCAGGGGGTGACGATCGTTCAAACAGCGCGCGCGGAAAGCGAAGAATCCGCGTCTACTCCCGATATGCTTGCGGTAGTGCCAGCGGGAGCGCGTTCTCGGATGCGCCGGAAAAAAGAAGAGTCGCGCGTCGAACCCAAGCCAGTCACGCCAAGCCACGCGCCGGCGAGCGCGCCGGAAATGCGCAAGCCCGCGCATGCCACGCCACTGCTTCCTGAGACACGCTCTGCCGCGCGACCTACTCCTGCGGTAGCGCCCGAAAGATCCGAGCCAGTCGCGCCGCTACGCGTGCGTCGCCGCGCCCCGGAATCACTTCCGCCCGAGTCCATGCTCCCAGCAGAACCGCCCCCGGAAAGAATCACGCGTAAATCATCCGATTCGAGTGTGACGCGCAAAAATGTTGCGCCGCCGAGCGAACCTGGCGCGCTGAAATCATCCGACTCGGGTGTCACGCGTAAGAAAATCGCGCCGCCGAGTGAATCTGCCGCGCCGAAATCATCCGACTCGGGTGTCACGCGCAAAAAAATTACACCGAGTCAAGTCACCGCGCCGAAACCATCCGACTCAAGTGTCACGCGCAAGAAAATTGAACCGCC encodes:
- a CDS encoding transcriptional repressor — protein: MTTTPFAAGLRQNHRKLTRSRQAVLDIITQASHHLTPADIYRQAKTRYPNLGLTTVYRTLDLLVELGYIQRIHLEEGCHSYAPTARPHGHHLVCSVCGRAEEFADCDLDALVRSLQARTGYEIQVHVLELMGRCPSCQNKTRALRARRK
- a CDS encoding metal ABC transporter ATP-binding protein, with the protein product MSPAHLEIENITVAYNGTPVLRDVSFRVPHGTRVAVVGPNGAGKSTLFKALVGLLPLRAGRVMIHGLSLGHHLDCVAYVPQREEVDWRFPVTVADVAMMGRFGQLGWLRRPGKRDHAAVARALEQMNIPHLATQPIGDLSGGQQQRVFLARALAQEPHILLMDEPFTGVDAATQEATLALLDQLREQSVTVMVSTHDLNLAASRFDQVLLLNRQRIAFGAPREILTAANLTQAFGTRVMQLEGIAVVDDCCPHDELLGI
- a CDS encoding creatininase family protein; translation: MAKSLILSQMTWEDARDALEKVELAIIPTGSFEQHGPHMTFEVDTARAVAFGKLLAERLHPRVILAPPISFGVSFHHMAFPGTITLRAETFHALIYDIVWSLREHGVKQFFFVNGHGGNRPSLEVMGVKLRHELGVHIAWSSFTALAADVKRGRVKSEITGHACEGETSQAMYLAPHVVKRDRITRGAVKGYPYKFLGKGNNGGIIVPYTFDEITANGALGDATLATEEFGKEVIDAALSKATEFLIDFMDKNRTD
- a CDS encoding DMT family transporter — translated: MLDLGMIVLIGLIGGVAVGMQAPIAGAMGQRIGGTAGSFFVHLSGMILSGALLILRGGEKIRDWQTLPWYMLGAGIFGVILYQTINITLPRLGSTMTVALIIVGQLLVGIVIDHFGWLDVPAHPVDAARILGVVALLTGSYLIAK
- a CDS encoding SpoIID/LytB domain-containing protein, which gives rise to MPIMLPDSVRVLMPTGFVEEMKIETYLAGAVAAEIGATAPLEALKAQAVASRTYVVSTQRHQEHGADVCTTSHCQKWKRIDPVTAPEVFRAVSETWGMVLTHHDKLINAFFFEHCDGHTRNSEEMLMPALPYLRGVDCACGFLAMRGHGVGMCKRGAIVMARRGAAFDRILQHYYQGVTIVQTARAESEESASTPDMLAVVPAGARSRMRRKKEESRVEPKPVTPSHAPASAPEMRKPAHATPLLPETRSAARPTPAVAPERSEPVAPLRVRRRAPESLPPESMLPAEPPPERITRKSSDSSVTRKNVAPPSEPGALKSSDSGVTRKKIAPPSESAAPKSSDSGVTRKKITPSQVTAPKPSDSSVTRKKIEPPSETVAQKLADSVARRKSPITPAPKPADSSDTRAPIQPPVAPIASEPVAPLEPTQEPRVPLILPTPPVAPIASEPVAPIEPT
- a CDS encoding zinc ABC transporter substrate-binding protein; this encodes MFRSFHLFALVVMLALVGCATPATPTSAPVTVVPVVAPTPTSAKSNLNVLATETFIADIAQNVAGERVKVSALLPIGVDPHAFEPTPNDVKRVADSNILIANGAGFEDFLDKLLKNAGGSRTLIEAATGLTSRKPKESESPAMSDADIADAICANVGNEKPQAALSGKAANNATALPAQEGAFDVALTKQADGTFAGYVKFKAHDEGDNHIAIAAGKIAISAAKDNQKLAIEKSVALKCGGLVQGNIVELEHDTEYVLALTGFKTDKARLAIGSLGGHQHAGDPHFWFDPNYVVQYVENIRDGLSKADPAGAPTYATNATAYIAKLKQLDQSIAEQVKVLPVERRLLVTDHDTFGYFADRYGFRVVGMIVPSVSTGASPSAQQVARLVQQIKAARAKAIFLEASTSPQLAQQIAKETGAKVVAGLHTHSITDANGTAPNYLAMMQFNVKLIVDSLK
- a CDS encoding metal ABC transporter permease; the encoded protein is MIELFDWFITPLTYTFMQRGMLASVIVGVLCAVVGCYVVLRSMAFLGDAMAHAILPGIAIAYLLKGELIVGALVAAIIVALAIGLLSRQGAVKEDTAIGILFAGALALGVALISTIKTYAVDLSHILFGNVLGVSDTDLLLTAALAVIVLATIALLFKEFLVISFDPVLAATIRLPAELLRNVLLILLALTIVVSMQTVGVGLVAAMLVTPAATAYLLTRRLAPMMFIAAAIGAFSSIAGLYASFYINVASGAAVVLIATMIFLVAFLFAPSRGVVWRYIRHAL
- a CDS encoding metallophosphoesterase family protein, translated to MRFALISDIHGNSAGLVAALTHLTKLGFDALYVLGDIRGGVGTDQVLDLLVRYDAHLIRGNAEEALFDVDAFADQTTDPARVRRNVEWCHTNLSAAHLDLLRDLPIQETIEIAPHRKIFLCHAAPNNVWSRTCEPTTPSARLRQVYGPLDAKVVVYGHYHGHHVIALDGKLLINVAGVGIGNGLSAITLLEYDGRWIVQQHQIPYND
- the yqeC gene encoding putative selenium-dependent hydroxylase accessory protein YqeC; its protein translation is MRIREALRLQTKEVVAFVGGGGKTTAMFRLADELVAQGKRVVTTTTTRIFAAQRRLAPQALTYDAAFEFGARVLDALDAKSSVLVIGAETEDGKALGVPPAFVDELIALDSVDAVLVEADGARTRSFKAPADHEPVIPGSTTLLVPVMGVRVLGAPLDDKHVHRAELVARLAGAHLGETITPNIAARVLAHAEGGLKNKPRDARAIIFVNQVESAAELDAARALAGLLLGYGAINAVALGAAQMPEPIRETHRRVAVVVLAAGGSTRMEGRVKQLLPLRGKPLIRNAVDLAAKSPAQQIIVVLGAHAEEIRLAIHDAPAQVIVNSNWASGHASSIRAGLLAVSPYVDAVLFVNADQPLLTPRVLEQIIQRRHETDAHIVVPFYAGKRGSPVLFDRTHMDALLQLTGEQGGREVLNLYRDEIARVDFDDARLGFDVDTPADFAQLETESK